The Pyrus communis chromosome 9, drPyrComm1.1, whole genome shotgun sequence genome has a segment encoding these proteins:
- the LOC137746109 gene encoding glucan endo-1,3-beta-glucosidase-like, with protein sequence MSKSHLVAKSPSRVSILLLLGLLMATLTTTGAQIGVCYGTVANNLPPAQEVISLYNQYNIQRMRLYGPNHDALQALRGSNIEVVLGVENERLQDISSSQDSANDWVQNNVVNYNDVKFKYIAVGNEINATGPDAPFVGPAMERIQNAVSTAGLANQIKVSTAVYPIILEKSYPPSKGSFRQNYRPFLDPIIGFLVGNQSPLLVNMYPYFSYIQSRDISLEYALFTSPSALVKDGDLQYQNLFDAILDAVYSALEKAEGGSLKIVVSESGWPSDGGAGQVTTKENARIYNSNLIKHVKGGTPKKPGNPIETYVFSMFNENEKQGEATEKHFGLFFPNKEPVYPIDFN encoded by the exons ATGTCTAAGTCCCATTTAGTTGCGAAAAGCCCCTCCAGGGTTTCCATTCTGCTACTTCTCGGACTGCTAATGGCTACCCTTACCACAactg GTGCACAAATTGGTGTTTGTTATGGAACGGTTGCAAACAACTTGCCACCCGCACAAGAAGTGATATCTCTTTACAACCAGTACAATATTCAAAGAATGCGGCTCTATGGTCCCAACCACGATGCTCTCCAAGCCCTCAGAGGCTCTAACATTGAGGTCGTGCTTGGTGTAGAAAACGAACGCCTTCAAGACATTTCTTCAAGTCAGGACAGTGCAAATGATTGGGTCCAAAATAATGTTGTAAACTACAACGATGTCAAATTTAAGTATATTGCAGTCGGAAATGAAATAAATGCCACAGGTCCAGATGCACCATTTGTTGGCCCTGCAATGGAAAGAATTCAAAATGCTGTTTCTACGGCAGGGCTTGCAAACCAAATTAAGGTCTCTACCGCAGTTTACCCTATAATCCTCGAAAAATCGTACCCTCCATCAAAAGGTTCCTTCAGACAAAACTATCGTCCATTTCTTGATCCAATCATCGGGTTCTTAGTTGGGAATCAATCTCCGTTACTTGTTAATATGTACCCGTATTTTAGTTACATTCAAAGTCGTGACATTAGTCTTGAATATGCTCTTTTTACATCCCCATCCGCTCTAGTGAAGGATGGTGATCTTCAGTATCAGAACCTATTTGATGCAATTCTGGATGCAGTTTACTCAGCGTTAGAGAAGGCTGAAGGTGGCTCTTTGAAAATTGTTGTATCTGAGAGTGGTTGGCCCTCAGACGGTGGGGCTGGTCAAGTGACAACGAAGGAGAATGCAAGAATTTACAACTCAAATTTGATTAAGCATGTGAAGGGCGGGACTCCAAAGAAGCCTGGAAACCCCATCGAAACTTACGTGTTTAGCATGTTTAATGAGAATGAAAAACAAGGGGAGGCGACTGAGAAGCATTTCGGGCTCTTTTTTCCAAACAAAGAGCCCGTATATCCCATTGATTTCAACTAG